A stretch of DNA from Spiroplasma endosymbiont of Nebria brevicollis:
TTCATTAAAAGATTTAATAAAGAACTAGTATTTTTTTCATATGTATTAGATAAATAGTTTTTTCTAACCATTATGACCATATCTACTGGTCAGTCCTTTTTAACATCTATTAACATGCTACGTACCTGACGTTTAATTTTGTTACGCTCAAAAGCAAAACGAACTAATTTTTTTCCTACTGATATTCCTATTTTTATAGTGCCAAAATCTGATCGATTTATATAATAAATATAAAATTGGCTATTTGAAAGACTTTTTCCTTCGTTAATTAAATATTTAAAATGATGATTTTTCAAAAGATGGTATTTTTTTTCCATATGTCATTCACCTTAAAATATTTTTTTAAACCTATGCTGTTAATTTTTTACGTCCTCTTTGACGTCTTCTTTTAATAACATTAATTCCTGTTGCAGATTTCATTCTTGCAAAAAATCCATGGGTTTTTTGATGCTTCCTTTTACTTGGTTGATATGTTGGCTTCATTTTTTTATTCTCCTTTTTGTTAAGTTTTATTAAAAAATCAATTAAAATATTTTAACACAATATTATTTTATTCACAAATTAATTCTAACAATTATAAACAATTAATTGATAGATATATTTTACACAAAAAAATAAAGAAATAAAATATTTTAATTGATTATTTAATATTTTAGATTAAAAGTTTAAACCTCTACTGTTGAATGTTGAGTAACATTAGCATCAGTTGGTTCTGCTGTATACTTTCCTACTAAAATTAAAATTCCACCAATTACTCCTGAAAAAATTAAAGCAATTACTCCTGCTAGAATATTTGAATTTGCTTTCCCACGTAATAAATTAATACTAAAAAATAATGGTAACAATTGTAATAGACCAACAACGA
This window harbors:
- the rnpA gene encoding ribonuclease P protein component; protein product: MEKKYHLLKNHHFKYLINEGKSLSNSQFYIYYINRSDFGTIKIGISVGKKLVRFAFERNKIKRQVRSMLIDVKKDWPVDMVIMVRKNYLSNTYEKNTSSLLNLLMKVPLKGV
- the rpmH gene encoding 50S ribosomal protein L34; protein product: MKPTYQPSKRKHQKTHGFFARMKSATGINVIKRRRQRGRKKLTA